A genomic window from Candidatus Poribacteria bacterium includes:
- a CDS encoding DUF4258 domain-containing protein — MAIRIHPHAKERMKERGATEDEVVATIEKGECFPAKFGRTGFRRNFSFEDRRRGKHYHTKQVEVYTVREDNEWVVITVITRYF, encoded by the coding sequence ATGGCAATTCGTATTCATCCGCACGCTAAAGAACGTATGAAGGAACGTGGTGCTACTGAGGACGAAGTAGTCGCTACGATAGAAAAAGGCGAATGCTTTCCGGCCAAATTTGGACGGACCGGCTTTCGTCGCAACTTTTCATTTGAGGACAGACGGCGTGGGAAACACTATCACACCAAGCAGGTTGAGGTTTACACCGTTCGAGAGGATAACGAGTGGGTTGTGATCACCGTGATTACGCGTTACTTTTAA
- the aroC gene encoding chorismate synthase — protein sequence MLRKLEFLTAGESHGRALIAVLVGIPAGLKIDVEDINGDLRRRQGGYGRGGRMRIERDSVQIISGIRNGVTLGSPISMMISNKDWINWAQVMEPDPSRFSPDRADERKVTCPRPGHADLAGGIKYGHKDLRNVLERASARETAARVAVGALTKQFLREFGIAIRGYVIQIGDVKAERDRFDLDRVDSSPLRCPDPMVEGEMIRRINEAREKGDSIGGVFEVIARGVPVGLGSHAHWHLRLDARLSAALMSIPAIKGVEIGAGFKVAEKPGSSVHDEIFYSSERGFYRSTNNAGGIEGGISNGEEIVVRAAMKPIPTLTRPLRSVDIETKSPVEASRERSDVCAVPAASVVGEAMVGLILADAMLEKFGGDCMRETLRNFNSYVEGIERWPT from the coding sequence ATGCTGCGCAAACTTGAGTTTCTCACCGCCGGTGAATCGCATGGCAGGGCTTTGATAGCCGTTCTGGTCGGTATCCCGGCAGGGCTGAAGATAGATGTGGAGGATATAAACGGCGACCTGAGGCGAAGGCAAGGGGGATATGGCCGCGGCGGCAGGATGAGGATCGAGAGGGATTCGGTACAGATCATCTCAGGGATCAGGAACGGGGTAACCCTGGGATCACCGATATCGATGATGATATCAAATAAAGACTGGATCAACTGGGCTCAAGTTATGGAGCCCGATCCGAGCCGGTTCTCCCCTGATCGCGCCGATGAGAGGAAGGTCACCTGCCCCCGCCCCGGTCATGCCGATCTGGCCGGAGGAATCAAATACGGCCATAAGGACCTCCGAAATGTCCTTGAACGTGCGAGCGCCCGTGAGACCGCCGCGAGGGTTGCCGTCGGAGCCCTGACAAAGCAGTTCCTGAGGGAGTTCGGGATAGCCATCAGGGGGTATGTCATCCAGATCGGAGATGTGAAGGCCGAAAGGGATAGATTTGATTTGGACAGGGTCGATTCATCCCCACTCAGATGCCCCGATCCGATGGTTGAAGGTGAAATGATCCGGAGGATCAATGAGGCGCGGGAGAAGGGGGATTCGATCGGCGGGGTCTTTGAGGTGATCGCACGGGGAGTTCCCGTGGGACTGGGAAGCCACGCCCACTGGCATCTCAGGCTCGACGCCAGGCTCTCCGCGGCTTTGATGAGCATACCGGCGATAAAAGGGGTCGAGATAGGAGCGGGATTCAAGGTGGCGGAGAAGCCAGGCTCGTCGGTGCATGATGAGATATTCTACTCATCCGAGAGGGGATTTTACAGATCCACCAACAACGCCGGAGGAATCGAAGGGGGGATCTCCAACGGCGAGGAGATCGTCGTGAGGGCCGCCATGAAGCCCATCCCGACCCTTACCCGTCCGTTGCGTTCGGTGGACATCGAAACCAAATCGCCCGTCGAGGCGTCAAGGGAACGATCGGATGTCTGTGCCGTCCCGGCGGCGAGCGTCGTAGGGGAAGCTATGGTAGGGCTGATCCTCGCTGATGCGATGCTCGAAAAATTCGGCGGCGACTGTATGAGAGAGACCCTCCGCAATTTCAACTCCTACGTCGAGGGGATCGAGAGATGGCCAACATAA
- a CDS encoding endonuclease III, which produces MNASNLKGKIEKIARILEEHQGVPELDDLEDPLDCLIRTILSQNTNDVNSSRAFMSLKSRFPRWEDVLEADESEIAYAIRSGGLSKQKSKVIKDFLRWLKKEKGELNLDFLRDMDDEEVISLLTKHKGIGLKTAYIVLVFALGRDVFPVDTHVLRISKRLGLLPRKTPADKAHRLLNPLIPKGKGFSFHVNLIRFGRTICTARNPKCHICPLTGLCDWYLSTR; this is translated from the coding sequence GTGAACGCCTCGAACTTGAAAGGCAAGATAGAGAAAATAGCGAGGATACTGGAGGAACACCAGGGGGTTCCTGAGCTTGACGATCTCGAGGACCCCCTGGATTGTCTCATCAGAACCATACTTTCGCAAAACACGAACGACGTTAACAGCAGCAGGGCATTTATGTCCCTCAAAAGCAGATTCCCGAGATGGGAGGATGTGCTGGAGGCGGATGAAAGTGAGATCGCCTACGCGATAAGATCGGGTGGACTATCAAAGCAGAAAAGCAAGGTCATCAAGGATTTCCTCAGATGGCTTAAAAAGGAGAAAGGCGAGCTTAACCTGGATTTTCTCAGGGACATGGATGATGAGGAAGTTATCTCTCTCCTGACGAAGCATAAGGGGATCGGCCTCAAGACAGCCTATATCGTTTTAGTCTTCGCACTAGGGAGGGATGTCTTCCCGGTGGACACGCATGTATTGAGGATCAGCAAGCGGCTTGGGCTTCTTCCCCGAAAAACCCCGGCTGATAAAGCCCATCGTCTGCTTAACCCCCTCATACCGAAGGGTAAGGGGTTTTCCTTTCACGTAAATCTCATAAGGTTCGGCAGGACGATCTGCACGGCCAGGAATCCTAAATGCCACATCTGTCCTTTAACCGGTCTTTGTGACTGGTATCTCTCAACTCGCTGA
- a CDS encoding LamG domain-containing protein yields the protein MFKSSIVLSLAGVMLFAGLCLALDPDDPALVGLWLCDEGKGDVVKDSSGNGNDGRFNGPFDWTDGKFGKAVLCKGSGSIDVDVSDSLNSITDALTIAGWFRVDGSSDTGPRRQEAYLLEDQSNSEPVPDGWSFRIWTDRGISPGFYGTTKLKQGQWYHIAGVYDGETMKLYIDGVPEPKALTSGGADWDAKWSGKIQTPGNPLQLKYGPEPYTGAMDEIVLFSRALSDDEIKQLTKGWASVLGLEPGANMLPITWARMKIR from the coding sequence ATGTTTAAATCATCAATCGTTTTGTCTCTCGCAGGGGTTATGCTTTTCGCCGGGTTATGCTTGGCCTTGGACCCGGACGATCCGGCCCTTGTGGGACTGTGGCTGTGCGATGAGGGGAAGGGAGATGTCGTCAAGGATTCCTCAGGGAACGGCAACGATGGTAGGTTCAACGGGCCGTTTGACTGGACTGACGGGAAATTCGGTAAGGCTGTGTTGTGTAAAGGTAGCGGCAGCATCGACGTCGATGTCTCGGATAGCCTTAACAGCATCACCGATGCGCTTACCATAGCCGGCTGGTTCAGGGTGGATGGGTCCTCTGATACAGGCCCCAGAAGGCAAGAGGCGTATCTGCTGGAGGATCAATCCAACTCCGAGCCGGTTCCGGACGGCTGGTCGTTCAGGATCTGGACCGATAGGGGAATATCGCCTGGGTTCTACGGAACGACGAAGCTGAAACAGGGGCAGTGGTACCACATAGCCGGCGTTTACGATGGTGAGACGATGAAGCTCTACATCGACGGCGTGCCCGAACCAAAGGCTCTTACCAGCGGTGGGGCCGATTGGGACGCCAAATGGAGCGGAAAGATACAGACGCCGGGCAACCCTTTGCAGCTAAAATACGGTCCTGAACCCTATACGGGAGCGATGGACGAGATAGTCCTCTTCTCAAGGGCGCTGAGCGATGACGAGATAAAACAGCTGACCAAGGGATGGGCCAGCGTTCTGGGATTAGAGCCCGGAGCCAACATGTTGCCAATCACATGGGCCAGGATGAAGATCAGATAA
- a CDS encoding shikimate kinase, whose product MANIILVGFMGTGKTAVGRKLSHILRYPLIDTDDLIEEEIGVSIPEIFNRFGEPFFREVESQVVERVSKLDAHVISTGGGVVLREENLKNLRRNGIIFCLNATPEEIWRRVSSESHRPLLNAPDPMGRIRKLLARRAPFYAKADFQIETTGRSIEEITEEILKIFRSEVRYEIGQR is encoded by the coding sequence ATGGCCAACATAATCCTGGTGGGATTCATGGGCACGGGTAAGACGGCCGTCGGCCGGAAACTGTCGCACATCCTGAGATATCCCCTGATAGATACTGACGACCTTATCGAAGAGGAGATCGGCGTGAGCATACCGGAGATCTTCAACCGGTTCGGCGAACCCTTTTTCAGGGAGGTGGAATCCCAGGTGGTGGAGAGGGTCTCGAAGCTGGATGCACACGTCATCTCGACCGGCGGAGGCGTGGTGCTTAGAGAGGAGAACCTGAAAAACCTCAGACGCAACGGAATCATCTTCTGTCTCAATGCAACGCCGGAGGAGATCTGGAGGAGGGTGTCATCCGAAAGCCATCGGCCGCTCCTGAACGCGCCCGATCCGATGGGGAGGATCAGGAAACTGCTGGCTAGGAGGGCTCCCTTCTATGCCAAGGCCGATTTCCAAATAGAGACCACCGGCCGTTCGATCGAGGAGATAACGGAGGAGATCCTGAAGATCTTCCGATCAGAGGTCAGATATGAGATCGGTCAGCGTTAA
- a CDS encoding DUF4111 domain-containing protein, with translation MYGWENCPEAVRDQVERLLFALRKILKGDLIGLYLHGSLAMGCFNPKRSDVDLLAVTKRGMEVEEKRKVARLLLRLSGSPSPLEISFLSQAELNPWRYPTPFDLHYSEEWRNQYIEGLQSGEWRNWNDRRLKDEDLAAHITITINRGISLHGPPPEKVFPMIPEEDYIASILSDLQWACDRMREDPVYGILNLCRVYLYLLEGRISSKEEAGSWAILSLPGEFQNILLQALEIYKGDRSEDQFDDTLLKRFVSYMRRRVSELRDTSHKDRLKDRCGI, from the coding sequence ATGTACGGATGGGAAAATTGTCCTGAGGCCGTTCGAGATCAGGTCGAACGGCTCCTTTTCGCCCTCCGGAAGATACTGAAAGGTGACCTTATCGGTCTTTATCTACACGGATCGCTCGCCATGGGATGCTTCAACCCGAAACGGAGCGATGTGGATCTACTCGCCGTGACGAAACGGGGGATGGAGGTTGAGGAAAAGCGAAAGGTAGCTCGGCTTCTGTTGCGTCTCTCCGGTTCCCCTTCCCCCCTTGAGATAAGCTTCCTAAGTCAGGCCGAGCTCAACCCTTGGAGGTATCCGACGCCCTTCGATCTCCACTATAGTGAGGAGTGGAGGAATCAGTATATCGAAGGGCTCCAAAGCGGGGAATGGAGGAACTGGAACGATAGACGGCTTAAGGACGAAGATTTAGCCGCCCACATAACGATCACCATCAACAGGGGGATATCTCTCCATGGACCACCACCGGAGAAGGTCTTTCCGATGATACCGGAGGAGGATTACATAGCTTCCATCCTGAGCGACCTTCAATGGGCGTGTGACAGAATGAGAGAAGATCCCGTATACGGCATCCTGAACCTATGCAGGGTTTACCTCTACCTTCTCGAAGGAAGGATCTCCTCGAAGGAGGAGGCCGGTTCTTGGGCGATCCTGAGCCTGCCCGGTGAATTTCAGAATATCCTCCTCCAGGCGCTGGAGATCTACAAGGGCGATCGGAGTGAGGATCAGTTTGACGATACCCTTTTGAAGCGGTTTGTCTCATATATGCGGAGGCGTGTCAGCGAGTTGAGAGATACCAGTCACAAAGACCGGTTAAAGGACAGATGTGGCATTTAG